One stretch of Enterobacter sp. RHBSTW-00994 DNA includes these proteins:
- a CDS encoding sugar kinase: MSKKIAVIGECMIELSQKGAEVSRGFGGDTLNTSVYIARQVAPDALSVNYVTALGTDSFSQQMLEAWQSENVQTSLIQQMENRLPGLYYIETDSAGERTFYYWRNEAAAKFWLESDAAAAICEELATFDYLYLSGISLAILSPTSREKLLSLLRECRANGGKVIFDNNYRPRLWASREETQQVYQQMLQCTDIAFLTLDDEDALWGEKPVDEVIARTQAAGVNEVVIKRGADSCLVAVANDALVDVPAVKLAKEKVIDTTAAGDSFSAGYLAVRLTGGTPEAAAQRGHLTASTVIQYRGAIIPRDAMPD; this comes from the coding sequence ATGTCCAAAAAAATTGCCGTGATAGGCGAATGTATGATTGAGCTGTCACAAAAAGGCGCGGAAGTCAGCCGCGGTTTTGGTGGCGACACATTGAACACGTCAGTTTACATTGCCCGTCAGGTTGCACCCGACGCACTCTCCGTAAACTATGTTACCGCACTGGGGACAGACAGTTTCAGCCAGCAAATGCTTGAAGCCTGGCAAAGCGAAAATGTACAAACTTCACTCATCCAGCAGATGGAAAACCGTCTGCCGGGTCTGTACTACATTGAAACCGACAGTGCAGGTGAGCGCACGTTTTACTACTGGCGCAACGAAGCCGCGGCAAAATTCTGGCTGGAAAGCGACGCCGCCGCCGCCATCTGCGAAGAGCTGGCAACCTTTGATTATCTCTATCTGAGCGGGATTAGCCTGGCGATTCTAAGCCCGACCAGCCGCGAAAAACTGTTGTCACTCCTGCGTGAATGCCGTGCAAATGGCGGTAAAGTTATCTTCGATAACAACTACCGTCCTCGTCTGTGGGCCAGCCGCGAAGAGACACAGCAGGTCTACCAGCAGATGCTGCAGTGCACCGATATCGCATTCCTAACACTGGATGACGAAGATGCCCTGTGGGGTGAGAAACCGGTCGATGAAGTGATCGCCCGAACTCAGGCTGCTGGTGTAAATGAAGTGGTGATTAAGCGTGGTGCAGATTCCTGCCTGGTTGCCGTCGCTAACGATGCACTGGTTGACGTTCCAGCCGTGAAATTAGCCAAAGAAAAAGTGATTGATACCACTGCTGCAGGTGATTCATTCAGTGCGGGTTATCTGGCCGTTCGCCTGACGGGTGGAACACCTGAAGCCGCCGCACAGCGCGGACACCTGACGGCCAGTACCGTCATTCAGTATCGCGGTGCGATTATTCCACGCGACGCAATGCCTGATTAA
- a CDS encoding dicarboxylate/amino acid:cation symporter: protein MKTSLFKSLYFQVLTAIAIGILLGHFYPELGAQMKPLGDAFVKLIKMIIAPVIFCTVVTGIAGMESMKAVGRTGAVALLYFEVVSTIALIIGLIIVNVVQPGAGMNVDPSTLDAKAVAIYAEQAKDQGVVAFLLDVIPGSVIGAFASGNILQVLLFAVLFGFALHRLGSKGQIIFNVIESFSQVIFGIINMIMRLAPVGAFGAMAFTIGKYGVGSLVQLGQLIICFYITCILFVVVVLGSIARAAGFNIFKFIRYIREELLIVLGTSSSESALPRMLDKMEKLGCRKSVVGLVIPTGYSFNLDGTSIYLTMAAVFIAQATNSHMDIFHQITLLVVLLLSSKGAAGVTGSGFIVLAATISAVGHLPVAGLALILGIDRFMSEARALTNLVGNGVATVVVAKWVKELDHKKLDDTLNNRTSDSKTQGLSS from the coding sequence ATGAAAACCTCTCTCTTCAAAAGCCTTTATTTTCAGGTCCTGACAGCCATCGCAATCGGTATTCTGCTTGGTCACTTCTACCCGGAATTAGGCGCACAAATGAAACCGCTTGGCGACGCGTTCGTTAAGCTCATCAAAATGATCATCGCTCCGGTGATTTTCTGTACGGTAGTGACCGGCATCGCTGGCATGGAAAGCATGAAGGCGGTAGGCCGTACCGGTGCAGTCGCTCTTCTGTATTTTGAAGTGGTCAGTACCATCGCACTGATCATCGGTCTGATTATCGTTAACGTGGTTCAGCCGGGTGCGGGGATGAACGTTGATCCTTCGACGCTTGATGCAAAAGCGGTCGCTATCTACGCCGAACAGGCAAAAGATCAAGGTGTTGTGGCTTTCCTGCTGGATGTTATTCCAGGCAGTGTGATTGGCGCGTTCGCCAGCGGGAATATCTTGCAGGTACTGCTGTTTGCCGTCCTGTTTGGTTTTGCGTTGCACCGTCTGGGCAGCAAAGGCCAGATTATCTTCAACGTGATTGAAAGTTTCTCTCAGGTCATCTTTGGCATTATCAATATGATCATGCGCCTTGCACCTGTCGGTGCGTTCGGGGCGATGGCATTTACCATTGGTAAATACGGTGTGGGTTCGCTGGTACAGCTCGGCCAGCTGATTATCTGCTTCTATATCACCTGTATTCTGTTTGTGGTGGTCGTGCTGGGGTCGATTGCACGTGCCGCAGGTTTCAATATTTTCAAATTCATTCGCTACATCCGCGAAGAGCTGCTGATTGTACTGGGGACCTCTTCTTCTGAATCTGCACTGCCGCGTATGCTCGATAAGATGGAAAAACTCGGTTGCCGGAAGTCTGTTGTAGGGCTTGTGATCCCGACGGGTTACTCCTTCAACCTGGATGGTACGTCGATATACCTGACTATGGCCGCGGTCTTCATCGCGCAGGCGACCAACAGCCATATGGATATTTTCCATCAAATTACGCTGCTGGTTGTGTTATTGCTTTCATCCAAAGGGGCGGCAGGTGTAACAGGAAGTGGCTTTATCGTTCTCGCGGCGACCATTTCGGCTGTAGGCCACTTGCCGGTAGCGGGTCTGGCGTTGATTCTGGGTATTGACCGCTTTATGTCTGAAGCGCGCGCATTGACCAACCTGGTGGGTAATGGTGTGGCAACAGTGGTTGTGGCGAAGTGGGTTAAAGAGTTAGATCACAAAAAGCTCGACGACACGCTGAATAATCGGACATCTGATAGCAAAACCCAGGGATTATCCTCCTAA
- the bcsZ gene encoding cellulose synthase complex periplasmic endoglucanase BcsZ: MRAFRWCVLAGLMLAAVDLRAACTWPAWEQFKQDYISEGGRVIDPSDARKITTSEGQSYALFFALAANDPKAFDLLLTWTRDNLAQGDLQQHLPAWLWGQKGKETWTVLDTNSASDADIWIAWSLLEAGRLWKKPNYTSMGKALLKRIASEEVVKVPGLGSMLLPGKIGFAETDAWRFNPSYLPPQFAHYFTRFGAPWTALRETNQRLLLETAPKGFSPDWVQYRKNKGWQLNQAASLVGSYDAIRVYLWVGMMNDNDPQKARLLARFQPMATVTTKQGVPPEKVDVASGKRTGKGPVGFSASLLPFIQNRDAQAVQRQRVADNFPDNNAYYSYVLTLFGQGWDQHRFRFTAKGELIPDWGQECASSH, translated from the coding sequence ATGAGAGCCTTTCGCTGGTGTGTTTTGGCTGGACTGATGTTGGCGGCGGTTGATCTTCGCGCCGCCTGCACCTGGCCTGCCTGGGAACAGTTTAAACAGGACTATATCAGCGAGGGGGGGCGCGTCATTGATCCGAGTGATGCGCGCAAAATTACCACCTCCGAAGGGCAAAGCTATGCGTTGTTCTTTGCGCTGGCAGCCAATGATCCTAAGGCTTTTGATCTGCTATTGACCTGGACTCGCGATAACCTGGCTCAGGGTGACTTACAGCAACATCTGCCAGCCTGGTTGTGGGGGCAGAAGGGTAAAGAGACCTGGACTGTGCTCGACACGAACTCTGCGTCAGATGCTGATATCTGGATTGCCTGGTCACTGCTGGAAGCGGGACGTTTATGGAAGAAACCGAACTACACCAGCATGGGGAAAGCGTTACTTAAACGCATTGCCAGTGAAGAAGTGGTGAAAGTACCTGGGCTGGGGTCCATGCTGCTTCCGGGTAAAATCGGTTTTGCTGAAACCGATGCCTGGCGTTTCAACCCCAGTTATCTTCCTCCTCAGTTTGCGCACTATTTCACCCGCTTTGGCGCGCCATGGACCGCTCTTCGTGAAACAAACCAGCGCTTATTGCTGGAGACAGCGCCAAAAGGGTTCTCACCTGATTGGGTGCAGTACCGGAAAAACAAAGGCTGGCAGTTGAACCAGGCAGCGTCCCTGGTGGGAAGCTACGATGCCATCCGGGTGTATCTCTGGGTGGGCATGATGAACGATAACGATCCGCAAAAAGCCCGGCTACTGGCACGCTTTCAGCCGATGGCGACGGTGACGACAAAGCAGGGCGTACCGCCGGAGAAAGTGGATGTGGCGAGCGGAAAACGCACGGGAAAAGGCCCGGTCGGGTTTTCTGCCTCTTTGCTGCCATTTATACAAAACCGTGACGCGCAAGCGGTACAGCGTCAGCGTGTCGCCGACAATTTTCCCGATAATAATGCCTATTACAGCTACGTGCTGACTCTCTTTGGACAAGGATGGGATCAGCATCGTTTTCGCTTCACCGCAAAAGGTGAATTAATACCGGATTGGGGCCAGGAATGCGCAAGTTCACATTAA
- the bcsC gene encoding cellulose synthase complex outer membrane protein BcsC: MRKFTLNLLSLSLGLALMPLAQAANSPQQKQLLEQVHLGESTQREDLVRQSLYRLELIDPNNPDVVAARFRYLLRQGDVAGAQKELDRLKGLAPSSNAYKSSRNTMLLSTSDGRQALQQARLLATTGHTQEAIAAYDKLFDGNPPTGDLAAEYWTVVAKDPARRNTAIDQLKRINTNNPGNTQQQASLAQLLFQNGRRDEGFAVLQDMAKSTSGRDQASELWYQQIKDQPTSSASVNALQKYLSVFSHGDSVTAARSQLEAQQKQLADPAFRAKAEGLAAVDAGQGGKAVAELQKAVSANHADSEAVGALGQAYSQKGDRARAVAQFEKAIALDPQSDNRGKWDSLLKVNRYWLLIQQGDAALKANNPGQAERYYQQARNIDNTDSYAVLGLGDAAMVRKDNVAAERYYRQALRMDSGNSNAVRGLANVYRAQSPEKATQFIQSLSASQRRSIDDIERSLTNEQLSQQAEQLENQGKFAQAAEIQRRRLALSPGDVWITYRLSRDLYSAGQRSQADTLMRQLASQKPGDPEQVYATGLYLSGNDQDRAALAHLNTLPRDKWNGNIQELSDRLQSNQVLETANRLRDSGKEQEAENLLRQQPASTRIDLTLADWAQQRGDNVQAQAAYSKVLQREPNNEDAILGLTEVYIAQGNKDAARTELAKLSEVKSDQPPSLNVQRRVALAQAGLGDTAAAKQTLSNIVPQARTQPASMENALVLRDAARIQAQSGEPQQALETYKDAMVSSGITTTRPADNDSFTRLTRNDEKDDWLKRGVRSDAGDLYRQQDVNVTLQHDYWGSSGTGGYSDLKAHTTMLQVDAPLADGRMFFRSDLVNMDAGTFATKDGKYDPQWGTCARTPCHGNTNQTANGASVAVGWQNDTWAMDIGTTPMGFDVVDVVGSLAYSNDLGPIGYTLNVHRRPISSSVLAFAGQHDSNTDTTWGGVRATGGGVSMSYDKGEANGVWSSLNADSLTGKNVADNWRIRWMTGYYYKVINKNNERLTVGVSNMLWHYDKDLGGYTLGQGGYYSPQEYVSFALPVTWRKRTENWSWELGGSVSWSHSKTSDGMRYPLQGLIPNDNYDADDNLMYADKHEPVNGSSSSGTGYTARAIIERRVTSNWFVGLGVDIQQAKDYTPSHALIYVRYSAAGWQGDMDLPPQPLIPYADW, translated from the coding sequence ATGCGCAAGTTCACATTAAATTTACTCAGTTTATCGCTTGGCCTTGCGCTGATGCCTTTGGCTCAGGCCGCCAATTCTCCGCAACAGAAACAGCTGCTGGAACAGGTGCATCTGGGTGAGTCAACACAGCGTGAAGATTTGGTACGCCAGTCGCTCTACCGCCTTGAACTGATCGACCCAAACAATCCGGACGTGGTGGCTGCGCGATTCCGCTATCTGCTGCGTCAGGGGGATGTTGCAGGGGCGCAAAAAGAGCTGGATCGTCTTAAAGGACTCGCACCCAGCTCGAACGCCTATAAATCCTCACGTAACACCATGTTGCTCTCGACATCGGATGGCCGTCAGGCGTTGCAACAAGCACGATTGTTAGCCACGACAGGCCATACTCAGGAAGCCATTGCCGCTTACGACAAACTCTTTGATGGCAATCCACCCACAGGGGATTTGGCAGCAGAATACTGGACAGTGGTTGCGAAAGATCCTGCCAGACGTAACACAGCCATCGATCAGTTGAAGAGAATTAACACGAATAATCCCGGTAACACGCAACAACAGGCTTCTCTGGCGCAGTTATTGTTCCAGAATGGGCGACGTGATGAAGGGTTTGCGGTATTGCAGGATATGGCCAAAAGCACCAGTGGCCGTGACCAGGCGTCTGAGCTTTGGTATCAGCAAATTAAAGACCAGCCAACAAGCAGTGCCAGCGTCAATGCACTACAAAAATACCTCAGTGTTTTTAGTCATGGTGACAGCGTGACCGCTGCTCGCTCGCAGCTTGAAGCGCAACAGAAACAGCTCGCCGATCCAGCGTTCCGTGCGAAAGCAGAAGGGTTAGCCGCAGTCGATGCCGGGCAGGGTGGCAAGGCCGTAGCGGAACTGCAAAAAGCGGTCAGCGCGAACCATGCCGACAGTGAAGCCGTCGGCGCACTGGGCCAGGCGTATTCACAGAAAGGCGATCGTGCCCGCGCAGTCGCGCAGTTTGAAAAGGCCATCGCTCTCGATCCGCAGAGCGACAACCGGGGCAAATGGGATAGCCTGTTAAAGGTTAACCGTTACTGGCTTTTAATCCAGCAAGGTGATGCCGCACTAAAAGCGAACAATCCAGGCCAGGCGGAGCGTTATTACCAGCAGGCACGCAACATCGATAATACCGACAGCTATGCAGTCCTGGGGCTGGGGGATGCCGCGATGGTGCGTAAAGATAACGTGGCGGCCGAGCGTTATTATCGCCAGGCATTGCGCATGGACAGCGGTAACAGCAACGCGGTACGTGGTCTTGCAAATGTGTATCGCGCGCAATCGCCAGAGAAGGCCACACAGTTTATTCAGTCCCTTTCTGCCAGCCAGCGTCGCAGCATTGATGACATTGAACGTAGCCTGACGAACGAACAGCTTTCCCAACAGGCAGAACAGTTGGAAAATCAGGGTAAATTTGCACAGGCTGCAGAAATTCAGCGTCGTCGTCTGGCGCTCTCACCAGGCGATGTATGGATCACCTACCGTCTTTCACGCGATCTCTACAGTGCAGGACAGCGCAGCCAGGCGGATACATTAATGCGGCAGCTTGCGAGTCAAAAACCTGGCGATCCGGAACAAGTTTACGCCACCGGGCTTTACCTCTCAGGGAACGATCAGGATCGGGCTGCTCTGGCTCACCTGAATACGCTCCCGCGCGATAAATGGAATGGCAATATTCAGGAGTTGTCAGACCGTCTGCAAAGCAACCAGGTGCTGGAAACGGCAAATCGTCTGCGTGACAGCGGGAAAGAGCAGGAGGCCGAAAACCTGCTGCGCCAGCAACCGGCCTCAACACGAATTGATTTAACCCTGGCTGACTGGGCTCAGCAGCGTGGGGATAACGTTCAGGCACAGGCCGCATACAGCAAAGTCTTGCAGCGGGAGCCAAACAACGAAGATGCGATTCTCGGTCTGACGGAAGTTTATATTGCACAAGGCAATAAAGATGCCGCGCGTACAGAGCTGGCAAAACTGTCTGAGGTGAAAAGCGATCAGCCGCCATCTCTCAATGTACAGCGTCGTGTGGCCCTGGCTCAGGCAGGTCTTGGTGATACCGCTGCGGCTAAGCAGACGCTCAGTAACATTGTTCCGCAGGCAAGGACACAACCTGCCTCTATGGAAAATGCGCTGGTGCTGCGTGATGCCGCCCGTATTCAGGCGCAAAGTGGCGAGCCTCAGCAGGCGCTGGAGACTTATAAAGACGCGATGGTTTCCTCCGGTATTACGACTACGCGTCCGGCAGATAATGACAGCTTTACGCGTTTGACGCGGAATGACGAGAAAGATGACTGGTTGAAACGGGGCGTGCGCAGTGACGCAGGCGATCTGTATCGCCAGCAGGATGTGAATGTCACGCTGCAACACGATTACTGGGGGTCAAGCGGTACGGGCGGGTATTCCGACCTGAAAGCGCATACCACTATGCTGCAAGTGGACGCGCCACTGGCGGATGGGCGTATGTTCTTCCGGAGCGATTTGGTGAATATGGATGCCGGAACTTTTGCCACCAAAGACGGGAAATACGATCCGCAATGGGGTACGTGTGCAAGAACGCCTTGCCATGGCAATACAAATCAGACTGCCAATGGCGCAAGTGTGGCGGTTGGCTGGCAAAACGACACCTGGGCGATGGACATTGGCACAACGCCGATGGGCTTCGATGTGGTGGACGTGGTCGGTAGTCTGGCATACAGCAACGATTTGGGGCCGATCGGTTATACCCTGAACGTTCACCGCCGCCCGATTTCCAGCTCTGTGCTGGCTTTTGCAGGACAACATGATTCGAATACCGACACGACCTGGGGCGGCGTACGTGCCACCGGTGGTGGCGTGAGCATGAGCTATGACAAGGGGGAGGCGAACGGTGTCTGGTCCAGCCTGAATGCGGATAGCCTGACAGGTAAGAATGTGGCGGATAACTGGCGCATCCGCTGGATGACCGGGTATTACTACAAAGTCATTAATAAAAATAATGAACGCCTGACGGTCGGCGTCAGCAATATGCTGTGGCATTACGACAAAGACCTGGGTGGCTATACCCTGGGACAAGGCGGTTATTACAGCCCTCAGGAGTATGTTTCCTTCGCGCTGCCTGTCACCTGGCGCAAACGTACCGAAAACTGGTCGTGGGAATTGGGTGGCTCGGTTTCATGGTCGCATTCGAAAACCAGTGACGGGATGCGATACCCTCTTCAGGGGCTGATTCCGAATGATAATTACGATGCTGACGATAATCTGATGTATGCCGATAAGCATGAGCCTGTAAACGGCAGCAGTTCGTCGGGTACGGGTTACACCGCGAGAGCGATTATTGAACGTCGTGTTACGTCAAACTGGTTCGTTGGGCTGGGCGTTGACATACAGCAGGCGAAGGATTACACACCAAGCCACGCGCTTATTTATGTGCGTTATTCTGCCGCAGGCTGGCAAGGGGATATGGACCTCCCGCCGCAACCGCTCATACCTTATGCGGACTGGTAA
- a CDS encoding pitrilysin family protein, which produces MQGTKIRLLTGGLLMMAAASYVQADALQPDPAWQQGTLANGFQWQVLATPQRPSDRIEIRLSVNTGSLAESTQQTGLSHFIPRLALTQSGSLQAVQVRSLWQQAIDPKRPLPPAVVSYDYTMFNLSLPNNRNDLLKEALTYLSDSTGKLAITPDTVNYALSNSDMVATWPADTKDGWWRYRLKGSMLLGHDPAEPLKQPVDAEQVKSFYQKWYTPDAMTLIVVGNVDSRAVVEQINKAFGELKGKRETPAPVPTLSPLRAEPVSIMTDTVRQDRLSVMWDTAWQPIRESAALLRYWRADLAREALFWHVQQTLSKNNMKDIGLGFDCRVLFQRAQCAINVESPGDKLNANLGVVAKELAKVRKDGLSEDEFNALVAQKKLELQKLFATYARADTDILISQRIRSLQNQVVDIAPEQYQKLRQDFLSGLTVEMLNQDLRQQLSQDMALILMQPKGEPEYDMKALQSTWNSIMVSSTASAQNTATDDAHQEVTDIPQGQ; this is translated from the coding sequence ATGCAGGGCACAAAAATTCGACTCTTAACCGGCGGTTTGCTGATGATGGCAGCGGCCAGTTATGTGCAGGCAGATGCGCTCCAGCCAGACCCGGCCTGGCAACAAGGGACGTTGGCGAATGGGTTCCAGTGGCAAGTTTTAGCCACTCCTCAACGCCCCAGCGACCGTATCGAAATCCGTCTGTCTGTGAATACAGGCTCTCTTGCTGAGAGTACCCAGCAGACCGGTTTAAGCCATTTTATTCCTCGGCTGGCGCTCACTCAGAGCGGCAGTTTGCAAGCTGTACAGGTGCGCTCACTCTGGCAACAGGCTATTGATCCTAAGCGCCCGCTTCCTCCTGCAGTGGTCTCTTATGACTACACCATGTTTAATCTGAGTCTGCCGAATAACCGTAATGACCTGCTGAAAGAAGCACTCACCTATTTGTCGGATTCGACGGGCAAGCTGGCAATTACGCCAGATACCGTGAACTACGCATTAAGTAACAGTGACATGGTCGCGACATGGCCTGCTGATACCAAAGACGGCTGGTGGCGTTATCGTCTGAAGGGCTCAATGCTGCTGGGACACGATCCGGCAGAGCCGCTGAAACAGCCAGTGGATGCCGAGCAGGTAAAATCCTTCTACCAGAAATGGTACACCCCGGATGCGATGACCCTGATTGTGGTGGGTAATGTTGATAGCCGTGCGGTTGTTGAACAGATCAACAAGGCGTTTGGTGAACTAAAAGGTAAGCGTGAGACGCCTGCTCCTGTCCCGACGCTTTCGCCGTTGCGTGCAGAGCCTGTCAGTATCATGACCGACACAGTGCGTCAGGATCGTCTCTCCGTCATGTGGGATACCGCGTGGCAGCCAATCCGTGAATCCGCCGCATTGCTGCGTTACTGGCGTGCAGACCTGGCGCGTGAAGCCCTGTTCTGGCACGTTCAGCAGACGCTCAGCAAAAACAACATGAAAGATATTGGCCTGGGCTTTGACTGCCGTGTGCTGTTCCAGCGTGCACAGTGTGCCATTAATGTTGAATCGCCTGGCGACAAGCTGAACGCCAATCTCGGTGTGGTGGCAAAGGAACTGGCGAAAGTGCGTAAAGATGGCCTGTCTGAAGATGAATTCAACGCGCTGGTCGCGCAGAAAAAACTTGAGCTACAGAAGCTGTTTGCAACCTATGCCCGTGCTGATACAGACATTCTGATCAGCCAGCGTATTCGTTCCCTGCAAAATCAGGTGGTGGATATTGCGCCAGAACAGTATCAGAAGCTACGTCAGGATTTCCTGAGCGGTCTGACCGTTGAGATGTTGAACCAGGATTTGCGTCAGCAACTGTCACAAGATATGGCGTTGATTCTGATGCAGCCGAAAGGCGAGCCGGAATATGACATGAAAGCGCTTCAGTCGACCTGGAATTCTATTATGGTCTCGTCGACGGCGTCTGCTCAGAATACTGCGACAGATGATGCGCATCAGGAAGTGACGGATATTCCACAGGGGCAGTAA
- the hmsP gene encoding biofilm formation regulator HmsP yields MRVSRSLTIKQMAMVSAVTMLFVFLFCVILLFHSVQQNRYNTASQLESIARSIRGPLSAAILKGDIPEAETILKRIQPTGIVSRADVVLPNQFQALRMSFIPERPVPMMLMRLFELPVQISLPVYSLERPANPQPLAYLVLQADSYRLYKFVMSWVATLVTTYLLLSLILSVALTWCINRLIVHPLRSIARALDNLSPQDQVGHQLDVPRLHHDDEIGMLVRSYNINQQRVMRQQDELNSNATRFPVSDLPNKAFLMAMLEQTVARQQTTALMVVACETLQDTAGVLKESQREVLLLTLVEKVKSVLAPRMVLTQVSGYDFVIIAHGVKEPWHAITLGQQVLTVINERLPIQGIQLRPSASIGIAMFYGDLTAEQLYRRAFSAAFTARRKGKNQIQFFDPEQMEKAQQRLTEESDILTALDNHQFAIWLQPQVNLLTGEVKSAEALLRMQQPDGSWELPQGLIERIESCGLMVTVGYWVLEESCRQLAAWQERGVMMPLSVNLSALQLMHPTMVSEMLELIHRYRIQPDTLILEVTESRRIDDPNEAVAILKPLRNAGIRIALDDFGMGYAGLRQLQHMKTLPVDVLKIDKTFVDGLPDDSSMVQAIIQMARSLKLHVIAEGIETEAQRDWLAGAGVESGQGFLFARAVPANVFEQRYLFGEDNNANV; encoded by the coding sequence TTGCGTGTCAGCCGTTCTTTAACTATCAAACAGATGGCGATGGTTTCAGCCGTCACTATGCTGTTTGTTTTTCTATTCTGCGTCATTTTGCTGTTTCATTCCGTACAGCAGAATCGCTATAACACGGCTTCGCAATTAGAAAGTATAGCCCGCTCAATACGCGGCCCGCTCTCAGCCGCGATTTTGAAAGGGGATATTCCCGAGGCGGAAACCATCTTAAAACGCATCCAGCCGACGGGGATTGTCAGCCGTGCGGATGTCGTCTTACCCAATCAGTTTCAGGCGCTACGGATGAGCTTCATTCCTGAGCGTCCGGTTCCGATGATGCTCATGCGGTTGTTTGAGCTGCCAGTGCAAATCTCATTGCCTGTTTATTCGCTTGAGCGCCCGGCAAACCCACAGCCGCTGGCCTATCTTGTACTCCAGGCGGACTCCTACCGTCTGTATAAGTTTGTGATGAGCTGGGTTGCCACGTTGGTAACTACTTACTTACTTTTATCACTCATCCTGAGCGTGGCTCTGACCTGGTGTATTAACCGCCTGATTGTGCACCCGCTGCGCAGTATTGCCAGAGCGCTGGATAATCTCTCGCCTCAGGACCAGGTTGGACATCAACTGGACGTTCCGCGCCTGCATCATGATGATGAAATCGGCATGCTGGTGCGTAGCTACAACATCAACCAACAGCGTGTCATGCGCCAGCAGGATGAGTTGAACAGCAATGCCACTCGCTTCCCGGTATCTGATTTGCCCAACAAAGCCTTTCTGATGGCAATGCTGGAGCAAACTGTGGCGCGCCAGCAGACGACTGCGCTGATGGTAGTGGCATGTGAAACCTTGCAGGACACGGCTGGCGTGTTGAAGGAGAGCCAGCGGGAAGTACTGCTGCTGACACTGGTTGAAAAAGTAAAATCTGTTCTCGCACCGCGTATGGTGCTCACCCAGGTGAGCGGCTATGACTTCGTGATTATCGCGCATGGTGTAAAAGAGCCATGGCATGCGATTACACTAGGTCAGCAAGTACTCACTGTTATTAACGAGCGGTTGCCGATTCAGGGAATCCAGCTGCGGCCAAGTGCCAGCATCGGGATTGCGATGTTCTATGGCGACCTGACGGCTGAGCAACTTTATCGCCGCGCCTTCTCGGCTGCTTTCACTGCTCGTCGTAAGGGCAAAAATCAAATTCAGTTCTTCGATCCGGAGCAAATGGAGAAAGCGCAGCAGCGCCTGACAGAAGAGAGTGACATTCTGACTGCGCTGGATAACCATCAGTTTGCGATCTGGTTACAACCGCAGGTGAACCTGCTGACCGGAGAGGTGAAAAGTGCAGAAGCCCTGTTGCGTATGCAGCAACCCGATGGCTCATGGGAACTGCCTCAAGGGCTGATTGAGCGTATCGAGTCTTGCGGTCTGATGGTGACCGTGGGTTATTGGGTGCTGGAAGAGTCCTGCCGACAGCTCGCCGCCTGGCAAGAGCGGGGTGTCATGATGCCGTTGTCGGTGAACCTGTCTGCATTACAGCTTATGCACCCGACGATGGTGTCGGAGATGCTGGAACTTATCCACCGTTACCGGATCCAGCCTGATACGCTGATTCTGGAGGTGACGGAGAGCCGACGTATTGATGATCCTAATGAAGCTGTCGCCATTCTGAAACCGCTGCGTAATGCGGGTATCCGCATCGCACTTGACGATTTTGGTATGGGGTATGCCGGGTTGCGTCAGCTCCAGCACATGAAAACGCTGCCGGTTGATGTCCTGAAGATTGATAAAACCTTTGTTGACGGTCTGCCGGATGACAGTAGCATGGTCCAGGCCATCATTCAGATGGCGCGAAGCCTCAAACTGCATGTGATTGCCGAAGGGATTGAAACGGAAGCGCAGCGCGACTGGCTTGCCGGGGCGGGTGTTGAGAGTGGACAGGGCTTTCTGTTTGCTCGTGCTGTCCCTGCGAATGTGTTTGAACAGCGATATCTTTTTGGCGAAGACAATAACGCAAACGTGTAA